A DNA window from Arachis duranensis cultivar V14167 chromosome 3, aradu.V14167.gnm2.J7QH, whole genome shotgun sequence contains the following coding sequences:
- the LOC107480892 gene encoding LOW QUALITY PROTEIN: acyl-coenzyme A thioesterase 2, chloroplastic-like (The sequence of the model RefSeq protein was modified relative to this genomic sequence to represent the inferred CDS: inserted 1 base in 1 codon): MQPLRNPNLSSPLRHFLFRFRVKPNPHDSPSLSLKNLNPYLHRTLCASSYTTSSSSPTPCESDSNDVKPSVHIDAGSSNRKPISRWPGMFHSPATHALWEARSKIHECPILPNGKSLETVAKSPSRSRTSIYYNFSSDHILREQYRNPWNHIRMGKLVECXHCSNEDGATRPLLLVTASVDKMVLKKPIHIDEDLTIAGAVTWVGRSSMEIQLELTQFTKGNEKIQESPKLVANFTFVARDSVTGKAVPINQVLPETEKEKLLWEEAEKSSKLRKQKKTEEKHGNDGDTGNRLSALLAEGRIFSDMPALANRDSILMKDTCLQNSFICQPQQRNMHGRIFGGFLMRRAFELAFSTAYAFAGVAPHFLEVDHVDFVKPVDVGNFLRLKTCVLYTELDNPTKPLVNVEVVAHVTKPELRSSEVSNRFYFTFGVDSEAIRNGLRIRTVVPATEEEARKVLERMDAECEDS, from the exons ATGCAGCCACTCAGAAACCCGAATCTATCTTCACCACTACGTCACTTTCTCTTCAGATTCAGAGTCAAACCCAATCCTCATGATTCACCATCACTGTCACTGAAGAATCTCAATCCATATCTTCACAGAACTCTCTGCGCTTCTTCTTATACgacatcatcatcttctcctaCGCCTTGTGAATCCGATTCCAACGATGTAAAACCCTCCGTTCACATCGATGCAGGATCGTCAAACCGCAAACCAATTAGTCGATGGCCTGGGATGTTCCATTCCCCTGCTACACACGCTCTCTGGGAGGCCAGATCCAAGATCCACGAGTGCCCCATCCTTCCCAATGGCAAAAGCTTAGAAACCGTTGCGAAATCGCCGTCAAGAAGCAGGACTAGCATATACTACAACTTCTCTTCGGATCACATACTTCGCGAGCAGTATAGGAACCCATGGAACCATATCAGGATGGGGAAGCTCGTCGAGT AGCATTGCAGCAACGAAGATGGAGCTACGAGGCCTCTATTATTGGTGACTGCTTCTGTTGACAAAATGGTTCTGAAGAAACCGATCCATATTGATGAAGATTTGACTATCGCTGGTGCGGTTACTTGGGTTGGAAGGTCATCCATGGAGATTCAACTCGAACTCACTCAGTTTACAAAAG GGAATGAGAAAATCCAAGAATCACCTAAACTTGTGGCCAACTTCACATTTGTGGCTCGGGACTCTGTCACAGGAAAGGCAGTCCCAATTAACCAGGTCTTACCTGAAACTGAGAAAGAAAAATTGCTATGggaagaagcagagaagagtaGCAAGTtaaggaaacaaaagaaaactgaAGAGAAACATGGAAATGATGGAGACACTGGAAATAGGCTCAGTGCACTATTGGCAGAAGGGCGTATATTCAGTGACATGCCAGCATTGGCCAACAGAGACAGCATCCTCATGAAGGATACTTGTCTCCAAAATTCTTTTATCTGCCAGCCACAGCAGAGGAACATGCATGGCCGAATCTTTGGGGGTTTCTTGATGAGAAGAGCCTTTGAATTAGCCTTCTCAACAGCTTATGCCTTTGCTGGTGTGGCACCTCATTTCTTGGAAGTTGATCATGTTGATTTTGTTAAGCCT GTGGATGTTGGAAATTTTCTTCGTCTCAAGACTTGTGTTCTGTACACTGAACTAGACAATCCAACAAAGCCTCTGGTGAATGTTGAAGTTGTTGCACACGTTACCAAGCCTGAACTACGGTCCAGTGAG GTATCCAACAGATTCTACTTCACATTCGGTGTTGATTCTGAGGCCATTAGAAATGGATTGAGGATTAGAACCGTTGTTCCTGCTACAGAAGAGGAAGCACGAAAGGTACTTGAACGCATGGATGCCGAGTGTGAGGACTCCTAG
- the LOC107480832 gene encoding formin-like protein 2 produces the protein LPIPIPPTQPPSPSPQPQPQPQHQQPKLPFSSISSPSSPSSSSSPNNPFFPTYRPSPPPPSPSVVATFPANISSLLLPHPTSTHHRPALALALTLSLLSLALLSAAAAFALHRRSRTSSSFHADDDEDDDKASRQDSLRLFPRNAATSDGTHPKPRGGPGAASSPRTDYLYLGTVASSEPPDSSSSSTTGTLMVPPYRKLNDSPELKPLPPLPRHNFQPWLSEEDKDEKHKENQDEEEEQFFSPRGSSGNRQESPPSPVAVLGVEDSSSRSPKAFPLEKLGCRSLNSRTPSHSRSCSPLSPESTKSLPPPNQNPVSASQSPSSLCSSSSSPKPREELRSSWDVPATELPPPPPPPPPPPPPPRFWETPVMNKLAPNVDKNESEETPKPKLKALHWDKVKASSDRATVWDRLRPSSFQLNEDMIETLFMVNNSKENPTLAFRDNNGRRSQTVHSSPVPPENRVLDPKKSQNIAILLRALNVTIDEVCEALREGNCDTLGTELLESLLKMAPTKEEETKLREFQDESPFKLGPAEKFLKIMLDIPFAFKRVEAMLYIANFDSELEYLKKSFETLEVACEELRNSRMFLKLLEAVLRTGNRMNVGTDRGDAHAFKLDTLLKLVDIKGTDGKTTLLHFVVQEIVRTEGSHISGSNNHPASENNQQYTLQDEVEFRKLGLQVVSGLSGELTNVKKTATMDSDMLSSDVAKLAKGIEKVVEVVKLNEMSPLKDTSQKFSEAMKCFLEKGGEEILRIQNQEKRALSSVKEITEYFHGNSAKEEAHPFRIFMVVRDFLSILDGVCKEVGKANERTLVGSRQSVMPANPVTPAIFPIITGKQPCDSSESD, from the exons CTCCCCATCCCCATTCCCCCTACACAACCACCATCTCCCTCTCCTCAACCACAACCACAACCACAACACCAACAACCCAAGCTTCCATTCTCTTCTatttcatcaccttcctcaccgtcttcttcttcctcaccaAACAACCCTTTCTTCCCTACTTACCGCCCCTCTCCACCTCCTCCATCACCCTCCGTCGTCGCCACATTCCCGGCTAACATCTCCTCCCTCCTCCTCCCACACCCTACCTCCACCCACCACCGTCCCGCACTCGCACTTGCtctcaccctctctcttctttccctcGCCCTCCTCTCCGCCGCTGCCGCATTCGCACTCCACCGCCGCTCCCGCACCTCGTCATCCTTCCACGCCGACGATGACGAAGACGACGACAAGGCCTCCAGGCAAGATAGCCTCCGCCTGTTCCCACGCAACGCTGCTACCTCCGACGGCACCCACCCCAAGCCCCGCGGCGGCCCCGGCGCCGCCTCAAGCCCGCGCACAGATTACCTCTACCTCGGCACGGTGGCTAGTTCAGAGCCACCGGATTCAAGCTCCAGCAGCACCACCGGAACCTTAATGGTGCCGCCGTACCGGAAACTGAATGATTCGCCGGAACTAAAACCACTGCCTCCCCTTCCCCGCCACAATTTCCAGCCATGGCTGAGTGAAGAAGACAAGGACGAAAAGCACAAGGAGAATCAAGATGAAGAAGAGGAACAGTTCTTTTCTCCGAGAGGCTCTTCCGGTAACAGACAAGAGAGTCCTCCTTCCCCTGTTGCGGTTCTTGGAGTCGAAGATTCAAGTTCTCGTTCACCGAAGGCTTTTCCTTTGGAGAAACTCGGATGCAGAAGCTTAAACTCAAGAACCCCATCTCATTCTCGTTCTTGCTCCCCTCTCAGCCCTGAAAGCACCAAATCACTGCCACCACCTAATCAGAACCCAGTTTCTGCGTCGCAGTCGCCGTCTtctttgtgttcttcttcttcttctcctaagCCTAGAGAGGAGTTGAGATCCAGTTGGGATGTTCCGGCCACCGAActgcctcctcctcctcctccgccACCACCACCGCCGCCTCCGCCGCGGTTCTGGGAGACTCCGGTGATGAATAAATTGGCGCCAAATGTTGATAAGAATGAGAGTGAGGAAACTCCGAAGCCAAAGTTAAAAGCTTTGCATTGGGATAAAGTGAAAGCTAGTTCTGATAGGGCAACGGTGTGGGATCGCTTGAGACCAAGTTCTTTCCA ATTGAACGAGGACATGATTGAGACGCTGTTCATGGTTAATAACTCAAAGGAAAATCCTACATTGGCTTTTAGAGATAATAATGGCCGCCGTAGTCAAACGGTTCATTCTTCACCGGTGCCACCGGAGAATAGGGTGCTTGACCCCAAGAAGTCTCAGAACATTGCTATTTTGCTTAGGGCGCTCAATGTAACTATTGATGAAGTTTGTGAAGCTCTCAGGGAAG GCAACTGTGATACACTGGGAACAGAACTTCTGGAGAGTTTGTTGAAGATGGCTCCaaccaaagaagaagaaactaagCTGAGGGAGTTCCAAGACGAATCGCCCTTCAAGCTTGGCCCTGCTGAGAAATTTCTGAAGATCATGCTTGATATACCTTTTGCATTTAAGAGAGTGGAAGCTATGCTCTACATTGCTAATTTTGATTCTGAATTAGAATACCTTAAAAAGTCCTTTGAGACTCTGGAG GTGGCTTGTGAGGAATTGAGGAACAGCAGAATGTTTTTGAAGTTACTTGAAGCTGTTCTCAGAACTGGAAACCGAATGAATGTTGGCACTGATCGGGGCGATGCGCATGCATTCAAGCTGGACACACTTCTGAAGCTCGTTGATATTAAAGGAACCGATGGAAAGACCACTCTATTGCATTTTGTTGTACAGGAAATTGTCAGAACCGAGGGATCTCATATTTCCGGTTCTAACAATCATCCGGCCTCCGAGAACAACCAGCAATATACTCTTCAAGATGAGGTTGAATTCCGGAAGCTTGGACTGCAAGTTGTTTCGGGCTTGAGTGGTGAGCTCACCAATGTGAAAAAAACAGCTACCATGGACTCAGACATGCTTAGCAGCGATGTTGCTAAACTTGCTAAGGGGATCGAGAAAGTTGTGGAAGTTGTCAAACTGAATGAAATGTCACCCTTGAAAGACACTAGCCAAAAGTTTTCTGAGGCAATGAAATGTTTCTTggagaaaggaggagaagaaattttAAGAATCCAGAACCAAGAGAAAAGGGCTCTCTCTTCAGTAAAGGAGATAACTGAGTATTTCCATGGGAATTCAGCAAAGGAAGAAGCTCATCCGTTTAGAATTTTTATGGTAGTGAGGGATTTCCTTTCGATATTAGATGGTGTGTGCAAGGAAGTTGGGAAAGCGAATGAGAGGACTCTAGTTGGTTCTAGACAATCTGTAATGCCTGCAAACCCTGTAACGCCAGCAATTTTTCCTATTATTACTGGTAAGCAGCCATGTGATTCATCTGAATCTGATTAA